The Actinomycetota bacterium genome has a segment encoding these proteins:
- a CDS encoding PP2C family protein-serine/threonine phosphatase: protein MKIEELPVTSDAELAEQRYRFLLTASTMLSAALDSASTIEALGRSVVPALGDLCLIDTADPGGNLNRVGARANEVELAASMLRVSPVPGTPHPAILAADTGEMVILDNATDYELQVIAGNEHNYEMLRERNLRWCLSVPIVARSALGTLTLLSDPTDSGSRSIVPTMAEDLARRAALAMDNAKLYESSRDMAITLQRSLMPSALPRVPGLDIAALYNAGGEGAEVGGDFYDVFPTGAGDSGWAAVMGDVCGKGADAAALSALARHSIRAANVNLRKPRRILAFLNQLVLQGDYHRFITVAYCRMKFVEGGVQITLGRAGHPPPLVLRRDGTVDAVGKPGTLIGVTPDPKLADQVIKVLPGESLVLYTDGITEARGLEGQFGQDRLETELGRCAGKSAQQIADHLEEVVEAFQTERSHDDMAILVIRVDPDAAPAVTEPRA, encoded by the coding sequence ATGAAAATCGAGGAGCTTCCAGTTACCTCCGATGCCGAGCTCGCCGAGCAGCGGTACCGGTTCCTGCTCACCGCCAGCACGATGCTGTCGGCGGCGCTCGACTCGGCCTCAACCATCGAAGCCCTCGGACGTTCCGTGGTCCCGGCGCTCGGCGACCTCTGCCTGATCGACACCGCCGACCCCGGTGGAAACCTCAACCGGGTGGGCGCCCGAGCCAACGAGGTGGAGCTGGCCGCTTCCATGCTGCGGGTCAGCCCGGTCCCCGGAACGCCGCACCCGGCGATTCTGGCCGCCGACACCGGCGAGATGGTCATCCTGGACAACGCCACCGACTACGAGCTACAGGTCATAGCCGGCAACGAGCACAACTACGAGATGTTGAGGGAGCGCAACCTGCGCTGGTGCCTCAGCGTTCCGATTGTCGCCCGGTCCGCCCTGGGGACTCTGACCCTTCTCTCAGACCCGACCGACTCCGGCAGCCGGTCGATCGTCCCCACGATGGCCGAGGACCTGGCCCGCCGCGCGGCGCTGGCGATGGACAACGCAAAACTCTACGAGTCGAGCCGGGACATGGCCATCACGCTCCAGCGCAGCCTCATGCCGTCGGCCCTCCCACGGGTTCCCGGGCTCGACATCGCTGCTCTGTACAACGCCGGCGGCGAGGGGGCGGAGGTCGGCGGGGACTTCTACGACGTGTTCCCCACCGGCGCCGGCGACTCCGGTTGGGCTGCGGTCATGGGCGACGTCTGCGGAAAGGGCGCCGATGCGGCCGCCTTATCAGCACTGGCACGGCACTCGATCCGGGCGGCCAACGTCAACCTGCGCAAGCCCCGCCGGATCCTGGCTTTCCTCAACCAGCTCGTGCTTCAGGGCGACTACCACCGCTTCATCACCGTGGCCTACTGCCGCATGAAGTTCGTCGAGGGCGGCGTCCAGATCACTCTCGGCCGGGCGGGCCACCCGCCTCCCCTGGTGCTCCGCCGGGACGGAACCGTGGATGCCGTGGGCAAGCCGGGTACCCTGATTGGGGTTACGCCCGACCCGAAGCTGGCGGATCAGGTTATTAAGGTGCTCCCCGGGGAATCCTTAGTTCTGTACACCGACGGGATTACCGAGGCAAGGGGACTGGAAGGTCAGTTCGGACAGGACCGGCTCGAGACGGAGCTGGGCAGGTGCGCCGGGAAAAGCGCCCAGCAGATCGCCGACCATCTAGAAGAGGTGGTGGAGGCCTTCCAGACCGAACGTTCACACGACGACATGGCAATCCTGGTGATAAGAGTTGATCCGGATGCCGCCCCGGCGGTGACGGAACCTAGAGCTTGA
- a CDS encoding SpoIIE family protein phosphatase gives MDPRALRDMRFLDWAVASRTMPGEVSSGDTSVVERVRDGAILAVIDGLGHGVEAAKAAEAAESKVRECAGEPLPVILDHCHQALRGTRGAVMTLVHINEHDDTLTWMGVGNVEGRLWPAVPGDTLVRQAPPLRGGVVGHHVPKVHSSTLPLSRGDLIVLSTDGINNHFHEEFRLGGTVKQIADHIITDYWGEMDDALVLAARYLGSA, from the coding sequence ATGGACCCGCGGGCATTGAGGGATATGCGCTTCCTCGACTGGGCCGTGGCGTCCAGGACGATGCCCGGCGAGGTGTCCTCCGGCGACACAAGCGTGGTCGAGCGCGTGCGGGACGGAGCGATCCTTGCGGTCATCGACGGGCTCGGTCACGGCGTCGAGGCTGCAAAAGCCGCCGAGGCAGCCGAGTCGAAGGTCCGGGAGTGCGCCGGAGAGCCCCTTCCGGTGATCCTCGACCACTGCCATCAGGCGTTGCGGGGGACCCGGGGCGCGGTGATGACGCTGGTACACATCAATGAACACGACGACACCCTGACCTGGATGGGCGTAGGCAACGTCGAAGGCCGCTTGTGGCCGGCGGTGCCGGGAGACACCCTGGTCAGGCAGGCCCCGCCGCTGCGGGGCGGAGTGGTCGGGCACCACGTGCCGAAGGTGCACAGCAGCACCCTCCCGCTCAGCCGGGGAGACCTCATCGTCCTCTCGACCGACGGCATCAACAACCACTTCCACGAGGAGTTCAGGCTCGGTGGGACGGTCAAGCAGATCGCCGACCACATCATCACGGACTACTGGGGCGAGATGGACGACGCCCTGGTCCTGGCCGCCCGGTACCTCGGCAGCGCCTGA
- a CDS encoding anti-sigma regulatory factor gives MAEGVGFTGSDLTMISTAISELARNIIRYALKGEVVVAPLVEGSRVGVLVIARDNGPGIPDLDLAMRDGYTTGSGMGLGLPGARRLMDEFAISSQVAEGTTVVMKKWTRGH, from the coding sequence GTGGCCGAGGGCGTCGGCTTCACCGGAAGCGACCTGACGATGATCTCCACCGCCATCTCAGAGTTGGCCCGCAACATCATTCGTTATGCCCTAAAAGGCGAGGTGGTCGTCGCCCCTTTGGTGGAAGGCAGCCGGGTGGGGGTGCTGGTGATCGCCCGGGACAACGGCCCGGGCATCCCGGACCTGGACCTTGCGATGCGGGACGGCTACACCACCGGCTCCGGCATGGGGCTCGGCCTGCCGGGCGCCCGGCGGCTGATGGACGAGTTTGCGATCTCCTCGCAGGTCGCGGAGGGCACCACCGTGGTGATGAAGAAATGGACCCGCGGGCATTGA
- a CDS encoding STAS domain-containing protein, whose protein sequence is MAVPILKQGKYLIASIQAALTDSDMVSLREDLMEQVGRYRSRGIIIDVTALDVMDSFASRSLRNIAYMTKLRGAETVLVGIQAEVAYAMVQLGTSLEEVNTALDLEEGLAFLDQLI, encoded by the coding sequence ATGGCCGTCCCAATCCTCAAGCAGGGCAAATACCTGATCGCATCGATCCAGGCTGCCCTGACCGACAGCGACATGGTTTCGCTGCGGGAGGACCTGATGGAGCAGGTGGGCCGGTACCGCTCCCGCGGCATCATCATCGACGTCACCGCCCTGGACGTCATGGATTCCTTCGCCTCACGCTCCCTGCGCAACATCGCCTACATGACCAAGCTGCGCGGCGCCGAAACCGTCCTGGTCGGCATTCAGGCCGAGGTGGCGTACGCAATGGTGCAGCTGGGGACCAGCCTCGAAGAGGTCAACACGGCCCTGGACCTGGAAGAGGGGCTCGCCTTCCTGGATCAGCTGATTTGA
- a CDS encoding STAS domain-containing protein, whose product MANRATPPPPPYDPNRMDALLRELVAHLRENRTQLREEWARRITDAQLLTAMTPEEIFSEATSVYDNYVEVLETGSVEALQDYARNLSERIIPRGVETHEVLGIVLLLRDVLARSLFEKYQADFDLLNRVLDVYEPAANRIANTVGVSFVQERERVIRQQQEAIRELSTPVLQVRERLLILPIIGVLDSQRARQVTEQLLRGIRTNRAKVVVIDITGVPQIDSTVANNLVQTVEASRLMGASVIITGLSSEIAQTLVTIGVDLSKMNAVGDLQGGIEEAERLLGYEVRRVESLAVELR is encoded by the coding sequence ATGGCGAACCGAGCGACTCCACCCCCGCCGCCTTATGACCCCAACCGCATGGATGCCCTCCTTCGCGAGCTGGTGGCCCACCTCCGTGAGAACCGAACCCAGCTGCGCGAGGAGTGGGCTCGCCGGATCACCGACGCCCAGCTGCTGACCGCCATGACCCCGGAGGAGATCTTCTCGGAGGCCACCTCGGTCTACGACAACTACGTCGAGGTGCTGGAAACCGGAAGCGTCGAGGCGCTGCAGGACTACGCCCGCAACCTCTCGGAGCGCATCATTCCCCGAGGCGTCGAGACCCACGAGGTCCTCGGCATCGTGCTGCTCCTGCGAGACGTCCTCGCCCGAAGCCTTTTCGAGAAGTACCAGGCGGACTTCGACCTTTTGAACCGGGTTCTGGACGTCTACGAGCCTGCCGCCAACCGCATCGCCAACACGGTGGGCGTTTCGTTCGTGCAGGAGCGCGAGCGAGTAATCCGCCAGCAGCAGGAGGCCATCCGGGAGCTGTCGACCCCGGTGCTCCAGGTCCGCGAGCGCCTGCTGATCCTTCCGATCATCGGCGTGCTGGACTCCCAGAGGGCCCGGCAGGTCACCGAGCAGTTGCTTCGGGGTATCCGCACCAACCGGGCAAAGGTCGTGGTCATCGACATCACCGGCGTGCCGCAGATCGACTCCACCGTGGCCAACAACCTCGTCCAGACGGTCGAGGCCTCCCGGCTGATGGGCGCCAGCGTCATCATCACCGGCCTGTCGTCCGAGATCGCCCAGACCCTGGTCACCATCGGGGTCGACCTCAGCAAGATGAACGCGGTCGGAGACCTCCAGGGAGGCATCGAAGAAGCGGAGCGCCTGCTCGGGTACGAGGTCCGGCGGGTGGAGTCACTGGCCGTCGAGCTCCGCTAG
- a CDS encoding ATP-binding protein — MRPLIELTLPAQPIAASEARRSLSVLASQVPEETYEDVRILVTELVTNSVRHSGVANAEAEHVWLGVWSNPNCLRVEVADSGEGFEKAVKPTTPDQLGGWGLQIVDRLTDRWGVRRLNGSRSTVWFEIDIHKA; from the coding sequence GTGAGACCGCTGATTGAATTGACGCTACCTGCGCAGCCTATAGCTGCATCGGAGGCCAGGCGAAGCCTATCGGTGCTCGCCAGCCAGGTTCCCGAAGAAACCTACGAAGACGTGCGCATCCTTGTGACCGAGCTGGTCACCAACAGCGTGCGTCACTCCGGGGTTGCCAACGCCGAAGCCGAACACGTTTGGCTCGGGGTCTGGAGCAATCCAAACTGCCTGAGGGTGGAGGTCGCCGACTCCGGTGAAGGCTTCGAGAAGGCGGTAAAGCCCACCACACCCGACCAGCTCGGGGGTTGGGGGCTGCAGATCGTCGACCGTCTCACCGACCGGTGGGGAGTCAGGAGGCTCAACGGCTCCCGGTCCACCGTCTGGTTCGAGATAGACATACACAAGGCCTGA
- the glgX gene encoding glycogen debranching protein GlgX, protein MYSMKLWPGAPYPLGATYDGMGVNFSVFSEVAGRVQLCIFDEDGNETCADLPEVHAFCWHGYLPNGSPGLRYGFRVHGPFDPAAGLRCNSSKLLLDPYAKAIEGEVEWSEAVFNYHFDDPDGALNEQDSGPFVPKSVVTSPYFDWDNDRPPRIARDKTVIYEVHVKGFTQLCPDIPKGLRGTYAGMTHPAALDYLKSLGVTAVELLPVHQFIHDSHLVEKGLRNYWGYNSIGFMAPHNDYSSSGQTGQQVSEFKQMVKNLHEAGIEVILDVVYNHTAEGNHLGPTLSFKGLDNPSYYRLVEDDKRFYFDTTGTGNSLNVAHPHVLQLIMDSLRYWVTEMHVDGFRFDLAASLARQFNDVDRLSAFFDLIHQDPIVSQVKLIAEPWDLGEGGYQVGNFPPLWSEWNGRYRDSVREFWLGDSGPLSDFAYRLMGSSDLYEATGRRPSASVNFITAHDGFPLADLTAYNEKHNEANGENNQDGESHNRSWNCGAEGPTDDPEVNALRAHMRRNLMATLLLSQGIPMILGGDEWGRTQGGNNNAYCQDNEISWFNWDKQDKVLLEFTRHLVAFRQRHPVFHRPNFFQGRPVIGHELGDLAWFRNDGAEMEGEDWGAGLKTVAVFLNGDAMDAFDQRGEPITDDSFLMCLNAHYDPVDFTIPPHLGDVWEKVVDTFHPVPFDEEKVVIKAGDSIVVPFRTIVVFQLQPSPETSSA, encoded by the coding sequence ATGTACTCAATGAAGCTGTGGCCCGGTGCGCCCTACCCCCTGGGCGCCACCTACGACGGAATGGGAGTGAACTTCTCCGTTTTTTCCGAGGTCGCCGGGCGCGTGCAGCTCTGCATCTTCGACGAGGACGGCAACGAGACCTGCGCCGACCTCCCCGAGGTCCACGCCTTTTGCTGGCACGGTTACCTGCCCAACGGCAGCCCGGGCCTGCGCTACGGCTTTCGGGTGCACGGACCGTTCGACCCTGCCGCCGGCTTGCGATGCAACTCGTCCAAGCTGCTCCTCGACCCCTACGCCAAGGCGATCGAGGGCGAGGTCGAGTGGAGCGAGGCGGTCTTCAACTACCACTTCGACGACCCGGACGGCGCCCTCAACGAACAGGACAGCGGTCCGTTCGTGCCGAAGTCGGTGGTCACCAGCCCCTATTTCGACTGGGACAACGACCGGCCTCCGCGGATCGCCCGGGACAAGACGGTCATCTACGAGGTCCACGTCAAGGGCTTCACCCAGCTGTGCCCGGACATCCCAAAGGGGTTGCGCGGAACCTACGCCGGCATGACCCACCCGGCGGCCCTGGACTACCTGAAGTCTCTCGGGGTCACCGCGGTGGAGCTGCTGCCGGTGCACCAGTTCATCCACGACTCCCACCTGGTCGAGAAGGGCCTGCGCAACTACTGGGGGTACAACTCCATCGGCTTCATGGCGCCCCACAACGACTACAGCTCCTCCGGCCAGACCGGCCAGCAGGTCTCCGAGTTCAAGCAGATGGTCAAGAACCTCCATGAGGCCGGCATCGAGGTGATCCTGGATGTCGTCTACAACCACACCGCCGAGGGAAACCACCTCGGTCCCACACTTTCGTTCAAGGGTCTCGACAACCCCTCCTACTACCGGCTGGTCGAGGACGACAAACGTTTCTACTTCGACACGACCGGAACCGGGAACAGCCTCAACGTCGCCCACCCGCACGTCCTGCAGCTGATCATGGACTCGCTGCGCTACTGGGTGACCGAGATGCACGTGGACGGCTTCCGGTTCGACCTGGCCGCCAGCCTGGCCCGGCAGTTCAACGACGTGGACCGGCTGAGCGCATTCTTCGACCTGATCCACCAGGACCCGATCGTCAGCCAGGTCAAGCTCATCGCCGAGCCCTGGGACCTGGGTGAGGGTGGCTACCAGGTGGGCAACTTCCCACCCCTGTGGTCCGAGTGGAACGGCAGGTACCGGGACTCGGTGCGGGAGTTCTGGCTGGGCGACTCCGGGCCGCTGTCCGACTTCGCCTACCGCCTGATGGGAAGCTCCGACCTGTACGAGGCGACCGGCCGCCGGCCCTCGGCAAGCGTGAACTTCATCACCGCCCACGACGGCTTCCCGCTGGCCGACCTGACCGCATACAACGAGAAGCACAACGAGGCCAACGGCGAGAACAACCAGGACGGCGAGTCGCACAACCGCAGCTGGAACTGCGGCGCCGAAGGTCCCACGGACGACCCGGAGGTCAACGCGCTGCGGGCCCACATGCGCCGGAACCTGATGGCCACGCTGCTTTTGTCGCAGGGCATCCCAATGATCCTGGGCGGCGACGAGTGGGGCCGCACCCAGGGGGGCAACAACAACGCCTACTGCCAGGACAACGAGATCTCCTGGTTCAACTGGGACAAGCAGGACAAGGTGCTGCTGGAGTTCACCCGCCACCTGGTGGCATTCCGGCAGCGCCACCCGGTGTTCCACCGGCCGAACTTCTTCCAGGGGCGGCCGGTCATCGGCCACGAGTTGGGCGACCTGGCGTGGTTCCGGAACGACGGCGCCGAGATGGAGGGTGAGGACTGGGGCGCCGGCCTCAAGACGGTGGCCGTCTTCCTGAACGGCGACGCCATGGACGCCTTCGACCAACGCGGCGAGCCCATCACCGACGACAGCTTCCTCATGTGCCTGAACGCCCACTACGACCCGGTGGACTTCACGATCCCGCCGCACCTTGGGGATGTGTGGGAGAAGGTAGTGGACACCTTCCACCCGGTGCCGTTCGACGAGGAGAAGGTCGTGATCAAGGCCGGCGACTCGATAGTGGTGCCCTTCCGGACCATCGTCGTCTTCCAGCTCCAGCCGTCGCCCGAAACGTCGAGTGCCTGA
- the treY gene encoding malto-oligosyltrehalose synthase: MPDPIFATYRVQLTPEFGFDAAIEIVPYLAELGISHLYCSPYLQAAKGSNHGYDVVDPTKVNRELGGEPGRQRLVEALKKNRMGQVVDIVPNHMAIGDRANRWWWDVLENGRASRYARYFDVDWNPPEAKLRNRVLMAILGDHYGRIVEAGEVRVVREDAEFTLAYHEHALPLSPPSLEGILASAARHCENPELESLAAAFGRLPKSTESDEELVHERLRDKEVLKDRLLSLMEADHEVVKAVETALEVLNGNPDALDELLQRQNYRLAYWKTAVQDLDYRRFFDVDTLVGVRNEDPEVFDDTHRQILGWVEAGEVQGLRIDHPDGLRDPEGYLQRLSDRAPGAWIVVEKILEPGERLPETWPVAGTTGYDFLNRLTGLFVDGSNEPVLTALYTELTSVSGDWREMVLERKHQVLREVLTADLTRLTGLFVEICERHRRYRDYTRYELSQALREVLASFPVYRTYIRPGDAASWQDLRHVVETVEAAKARRTDLDPELFGFLESLLLLQVPLPESDAPVPPEIELVMRFQQLSGPVMTKGVEDTSFYNYNRFVALNEVGGDPGRFGLPVEEFHEACRLAQECYPAGMLDTSTHDTKRSEDVRARLALLSEMPEAWAVAVRKWMRHNDDYRSGLVDHNIEYLLYQVLVGAWPLTKERAVAYIQKASKEAKTHTSWLAPNASYDDALVAFVEALFDDGPFQEMLAGFVAPLIAPGRVNSLSQTLVKLTAPGVPDLYQGTELWDLSLVDPDNRRPVDYGTRIGLLRGLDGMKVQDVLAREDEGLPKLFLIRRALRLRRQLPEAFGAEASYEPLPAGGAKAANLVAFTRWGVVATVVPRLVLGVQDGWGDTTVELPAGAWKNVFTGEAVAGGAVSVSDLLSGFPVALLRLES; encoded by the coding sequence GTGCCTGACCCGATTTTTGCGACCTACCGGGTTCAGCTGACCCCGGAGTTCGGATTCGACGCGGCGATTGAGATCGTCCCGTACCTGGCCGAGCTCGGAATAAGCCACCTCTACTGCTCCCCCTATCTCCAGGCGGCCAAGGGCAGCAACCACGGCTACGACGTGGTCGACCCGACTAAGGTCAACCGGGAGCTGGGCGGCGAGCCGGGCCGGCAGCGATTGGTCGAGGCGCTGAAGAAGAACCGGATGGGGCAGGTCGTCGACATCGTCCCCAACCACATGGCCATCGGCGACCGGGCCAACCGCTGGTGGTGGGACGTGCTGGAGAACGGCCGGGCCAGCCGGTACGCCCGGTACTTCGACGTCGACTGGAACCCGCCGGAGGCCAAGCTGCGCAACCGGGTGCTCATGGCGATCCTGGGCGACCACTACGGCCGGATAGTCGAGGCCGGCGAGGTCCGGGTCGTGCGCGAGGACGCCGAGTTCACCCTGGCCTACCACGAGCACGCACTCCCGCTGTCGCCGCCCTCGCTGGAGGGGATTCTGGCGTCGGCCGCCAGGCACTGTGAGAACCCCGAGCTCGAGTCCCTGGCCGCGGCTTTTGGGCGTCTGCCGAAGTCGACCGAGTCCGACGAGGAGCTGGTCCACGAGCGCCTGCGGGACAAGGAGGTTCTAAAAGACCGGCTGCTCAGCCTGATGGAGGCCGACCACGAGGTGGTCAAGGCCGTCGAAACCGCCCTCGAGGTGCTGAACGGCAACCCCGACGCCCTGGACGAGCTCCTGCAGCGGCAGAACTACCGCCTGGCGTACTGGAAGACCGCGGTCCAGGACCTGGACTACCGGCGATTCTTCGACGTCGACACCCTGGTCGGAGTGCGCAACGAAGATCCCGAGGTGTTCGACGACACCCACCGGCAGATTCTCGGCTGGGTGGAAGCCGGCGAGGTGCAGGGCCTCCGCATCGACCACCCCGACGGCCTCCGGGACCCCGAGGGGTACCTGCAGCGGCTGTCGGATCGGGCGCCGGGGGCCTGGATAGTGGTCGAGAAGATCCTGGAGCCGGGAGAGCGACTGCCCGAGACCTGGCCGGTGGCCGGGACCACCGGCTACGACTTCCTCAACCGGCTGACCGGGCTGTTCGTCGACGGGTCGAACGAGCCGGTTCTCACCGCCCTCTACACCGAGCTCACCTCCGTGTCCGGCGACTGGCGGGAGATGGTCCTGGAGCGCAAACACCAGGTGCTGCGGGAGGTGTTGACCGCCGACCTCACCCGCCTGACCGGGCTGTTCGTGGAGATCTGCGAGCGCCACCGCCGCTACCGGGACTACACCCGCTACGAGCTCAGCCAGGCGCTGCGTGAGGTGCTGGCGTCCTTCCCGGTCTACCGGACCTACATCCGGCCGGGCGACGCGGCGAGCTGGCAGGACCTCAGGCACGTGGTGGAGACGGTGGAGGCGGCGAAGGCCCGGCGGACCGACCTCGACCCGGAGCTGTTCGGGTTTCTGGAGAGCCTGCTACTGCTGCAGGTCCCGCTCCCGGAGTCCGATGCGCCGGTGCCCCCCGAGATAGAGCTGGTGATGCGGTTCCAGCAGCTGTCCGGGCCGGTCATGACCAAAGGCGTGGAGGACACCTCCTTTTACAACTACAACCGATTCGTCGCCCTGAACGAGGTCGGCGGGGACCCGGGGCGGTTCGGCCTGCCGGTCGAAGAGTTCCACGAAGCCTGCCGGCTCGCCCAGGAGTGCTACCCGGCCGGCATGCTGGACACTTCGACCCACGACACCAAGCGGTCGGAGGACGTGAGGGCCCGGCTGGCGCTGCTGAGCGAGATGCCCGAAGCCTGGGCGGTGGCGGTGCGCAAGTGGATGAGGCACAACGACGACTACCGGTCCGGGCTGGTGGACCACAACATCGAGTACCTGCTCTACCAGGTGCTGGTCGGGGCCTGGCCGCTCACGAAGGAGCGCGCCGTCGCCTACATCCAGAAGGCGTCGAAGGAGGCGAAGACCCACACCTCCTGGCTGGCCCCGAACGCCTCCTACGACGACGCGCTGGTGGCTTTTGTCGAGGCACTGTTCGACGACGGGCCGTTCCAGGAGATGCTGGCGGGGTTCGTGGCTCCGCTCATCGCTCCCGGCCGGGTCAACTCCCTCTCCCAGACCCTCGTCAAGTTGACCGCTCCGGGCGTCCCCGACCTCTACCAGGGAACCGAGCTGTGGGACCTCAGCCTGGTAGACCCGGACAACCGCCGTCCGGTGGACTACGGCACGCGCATCGGGCTGCTCCGTGGGCTCGACGGCATGAAGGTCCAGGACGTGCTCGCCCGGGAGGACGAGGGCCTTCCGAAGCTGTTCCTGATCCGCCGGGCCCTCAGGCTGCGCCGCCAGCTGCCGGAGGCGTTCGGGGCCGAGGCGAGCTACGAGCCGCTGCCGGCCGGGGGAGCGAAGGCCGCCAACCTGGTGGCGTTCACCCGGTGGGGTGTGGTGGCAACCGTGGTCCCCCGCCTGGTCCTGGGCGTCCAGGACGGATGGGGAGACACGACCGTCGAGCTGCCGGCGGGCGCATGGAAGAACGTCTTCACCGGTGAAGCCGTAGCCGGCGGGGCCGTTTCGGTGTCCGACCTGCTGTCAGGCTTCCCGGTGGCGCTTCTGCGGCTCGAGTCTTAA